Proteins encoded in a region of the Sander lucioperca isolate FBNREF2018 chromosome 18, SLUC_FBN_1.2, whole genome shotgun sequence genome:
- the mlh3 gene encoding DNA mismatch repair protein Mlh3 isoform X4, with the protein MIKCLAKEVQGKLRSGVAIPSLQQCLEELILNSIDAEATCVGVRMDMEAFKVQVIDNGTGINAEDMECVGNRYHTSKCSSVEDLDNLRWYGFRGEALASLVSLATLVEISSRTRSSVKTHVKIFKDGKGMDVFEADTARPSAGTTVVICNFLHNMPVRRKRMDAVLEGERIRHRVEAISLMHPSVSFTLKNDCTGAMMVQLPKARNTYHRFIQIHSLGRAQKLGEISYTHGQFEVIGYIGKEGHYNNSLQFLYVNDRLLLKTRIHKLLNFLLRRLSSSNHKNGSPDGQSGIRSPKHKRSQELHGVYVINIKCSYSEYDICLEPAKTLIEFKDWDRILLCIEEAVKAFLSRENLVAELSQEDLDYLPPELFGTHNIDSGNGGQATSSASTLDCSIGMKLASDPVHRKRKDDCVCEDNVSRESGQMECKEETEQQGKEKITANEFLKIKSEGSINKDYRYEPQCDLARLEPTSDNHITEEVEPTFNEAGEGSPMLCMSSSVRQLESEKLELLKEKEILLNNATSTSNMTSLDSITQQILPDLNSIEQQLPDCQSAGGHEHTLVSNRKISLSDPYIHEKLLTQDLSQINKSVFQQQILVQKCEERSFASKHKISLHAGNDRISQKPCKDFTPIIPPKIPRLATCQKLALCKESGSLEKFRRVYGKSDELKLPSQNNTRLPPTDSFVLKSHLLVCRKDQQNGGVIETETEETQSIIRSPPTLSAFTRLKPVSGQNRGKTSLAAKLNHLKQHRTDDSKVLADLSRTALQDNTCHSSNDGSQDSNNNENDCGLNLEPVPGCRTNPLLAEREEATTSGDWLHHYDTSVGKTVYVNKVTGLSRYEDPPTEETQVCCTSDVSNMAVSVISETDANGESSNSLTLLYSKWNNPVFVRPPTVGVDISSGQADGLAVKIHNILFPYRFSKAMICSMKVIHQVDKKFLACLINTREEEPAALNETEGNLLVLVDQHAAHERVRLENLVADSYEDDPDAPGERRLCSSTILPPLEIRVTEEELRLLRSCQAHLRCLGLEVKFSQAADPHVFVRKVPLCFMEKESNEIRRGRPSVIKPIVEEYLQEQIELLRSTGRVRGTLPLTVLKVLASLACHGAIKFNDSLSRDECCSLVASLSSCQLPFQCAHGRPSIAPLVDTLHLDNDEKELQKPNLQKLRRMYKAWELYGNR; encoded by the exons ATGATTAAGTGTTTGGCTAAAGAAGTTCAGGGGAAACTTCGCTCCGGTGTCGCTATCCCCTCGCTTCAGCAGTGTTTAGAGGAGCTTATCCTAAACAGCATCGATGCAGAGGCGACCTGTGTGGGAGTCAGGATGGACATGGAGGCGTTCAAAGTTCAGGTAATCGACAACGGTACCGGGATAAACGCTGAGGATATGGAGTGCGTGGGAAACCGATACCACACAAGCAAATGCAGCTCTGTTGAAGACCTGGACAACCTCAGGTGGTATGGTTTCAGAGGAGAAGCCCTGGCAAGTTTAGTTTCTCTCGCCACTTTAGTTGAAATCTCATCCCGGACCAGATCATCAGTGAAAACTCACGTCAAAATCTTCAAGGATGGCAAGGGCATGGATGTGTTTGAAGCAGATACTGCTCGACCCTCTGCGGGGACAACTGTTGTTATTTGTAACTTCCTCCACAACATGCCAGTCCGGAGGAAGAGGATGGATGCTGTCCTGGAGGGTGAGAGGATCAGACACAGAGTGGAGGCTATATCTCTGATGCATCCCTCTGTGTCTTTCACCCTGAAGAATGACTGCACAGGAGCCATGATGGTGCAGCTTCCTAAAGCTAGAAACACCTACCATAGGTTTATTCAGATACACAGTCTTGGGCGAGCACAGAAACTTGGAGAAATCAGCTACACACATGGACAGTTTGAAGTGATCGGTTACATTGGTAAAGAAGGCCACTACAACAACAGCTTACAGTTCCTGTATGTAAATGAcagactgctgctgaaaacacgGATACACAAGCTCCTGAACTTTCTTCTACGCAGACTGAGCAGTTCAAATCACAAAAATGGCAGTCCAGATGGGCAGTCTGGCATCAGGAGTCCAAAGCACAAACGAAGCCAAGAGCTGCATGGAGTATACGTCATCAATATCAAATGCTCTTACTCAGAGTATGACATATGTCTTGAGCCTGCCAAAACTCTAATAGAGTTCAAAGATTGGGACCGCATTTTGCTCTGTATCGAAGAGGCAGTAAAAGCGTTCCTGAGCAGGGAGAATTTGGTGGCGGAGCTTTCTCAAGAAGACTTGGACTACTTACCTCCCGAACTGTTTGGCACACACAACATAGATAGTGGTAATGGTGGCCAAGCAACTAGCAGTGCTTCCACACTAGATTGCAGTATTGGAATGAAACTGGCATCTGATCCTGTTCATCGAAAGCGCAAAGATGACTGTGTATGTGAGGACAATGTTAGCCGGGAGTCTGGTCAGATGGAGTGCAAAGAAGAGACTGAACAACAGGGGAAGGAAAAGATAACTGCAAATGAgtttttaaagataaaaagtGAAGGAAGCATAAACAAAGACTATAGATATGAGCCACAGTGTGATCTGGCTAGACTTGAACCTACATCTGATAATCACATTACTGAAGAAGTGGAGCCAACATTCAATGAAGCAGGGGAAGGCTCTCCAATGTTATGTATGTCAAGTTCAGTCAGACAACTAGAAAGTGAAAAACTGGAACtcttgaaagaaaaagaaatactaTTAAATAATGCTACCTCAACCAGCAACATGACTTCACTAGACAGCATCACTCAACAAATTCTGCCTGATTTAAACAGTATTGAGCAACAGTTACCGGACTGCCAGAGTGCAGGAGGACATGAACATACTTTAGTAAGTAACAGAAAGATCAGTCTGTCTGATCCATACATTCATGAAAAGCTGCTGACCCAGGACCTGTCTCAAATAAACAAGTCAGTATTTCAGCAGCAAATCTTAGTGCAGAAATGTGAAGAGAGATCCTTTGCATCAAAACACAAAATCTCACTGCATGCAGGCAATGACAGAATTAGTCAGAAACCATGCAAAGACTTCACTCCTATAATTCCTCCAAAAATTCCCAGACTTGCAACTTGTCAAAAGTTGGCCTTATGCAAGGAGTCTGGATCCCTTGAGAAGTTTAGAAGAGTATATGGAAAATCTGATGAACTAAAATTACCCTCTCAGAATAACACTAGACTTCCTCCTACAGACAGCTTTGTTTTGAAGTCCCATTTGTTGGTTTGCCGGAAAGATCAGCAAAATGGTGGagttatagaaacagaaacagaagagACACAGAGCATCATTCGAAGCCCACCAACCCTCTCAGCATTCACCAGGTTAAAACCAGTCTCAGGGCAGAATAGAGGCAAAACATCTTTGGCAGCTAAACTCAACCATTTGAAACAACACAGGACAGACGATTCAAAAGTATTAGCAGACCTGTCCAGGACTGCTTTGCAGGACAATACCTGTCATAGTAGTAATGATGGTAGCCAAGACAGTAATAACAACGAGAATGACTGTGGTTTGAATCTTGAGCCAGTCCCAGGTTGCAGGACAAATCCTCTGCTGGCTGAAAGGGAAGAGGCTACGACATCGGGGGACTGGCTTCATCACTACGATACATCTGTGGGAAAGACAGTTTATGTCAACAAAGTGACTGGACTCAGCCGATATGAAGACCCGCCTACTGAAGAAACACAAGTGTGCTGTACATCTGATGTCTCCAATATGGCCGTTAGTGTCATCTCTGAAACGG ATGCCAATGGTGAGAGCTCCAACTCACTTACGTTGTTGTACTCAAAATGGAATAATCCCGTATTTGTTCGACCTCCTACG GTTGGTGTGGACATATCAAGTGGGCAAGCTGACGGACTGGCTGTCAAGATCCACAACATCCTGTTTCCGTACCGTTTTTCTAAGGCCATGATTTGCTCAATGAAG GTTATTCATCAGGTGGATAAGAAGTTCCTTGCATGTCTTATCAATACAAGAGAGGAAGAGCCTGCAGCACTCAATGAAACTGAAG GAAACCTTCTGGTGCTGGTGGATCAACACGCTGCACATGAGAGAGTTCGACTTGAAAATCTAGTTGCAG ATTCCTACGAGGATGACCCAGATGCACCAGGGGAGAGACGTCTGTGTTCATCAACCATTTTGCCACCTCTCGAGATCCGTGTAACAGAAGAAGAGCTTAGGCTGCTTAG GTCTTGTCAGGCACATTTGCGGTGTTTGGGCCTGGAAGTGAAGTTCTCACAGGCAGCAGATCCACACGTTTTTGTAAGGAAGGTACCACTGTGCTTCATGGAAAAGGAGAGTAATGAGATCAGGCGGGGGAGACCATCTGTTATCAAGCCTATTGTTGAG GAGTATCTTCAAGAGCAGATTGAG TTACTCCGCTCAACTGGTCGAGTGAGAGGAACTCTGCCTCTCACTGTGCTGAAGGTGCTAGCCTCCCTAGCATGCCATG GTGCCATCAAATTCAATGACAGCCTGAGTAGAGATGAATGCTGCAGCTTGGTGGCGTCCTTGTCTTCCTGCCAGCTGCCCTTCCAGTGTGCCCATGGCCGTCCCTCCATTGCTCCCTTAGTAGACACCCTCCATTTGGACAATGACGAGAAG GAATTACAGAAACCCAACCTCCAAAAGCTAAGAAGAATGTATAAGGCGTGGGAACTATATGGAAATAGATAA
- the mlh3 gene encoding DNA mismatch repair protein Mlh3 isoform X5 has product MIKCLAKEVQGKLRSGVAIPSLQQCLEELILNSIDAEATCVGVRMDMEAFKVQVIDNGTGINAEDMECVGNRYHTSKCSSVEDLDNLRWYGFRGEALASLVSLATLVEISSRTRSSVKTHVKIFKDGKGMDVFEADTARPSAGTTVVICNFLHNMPVRRKRMDAVLEGERIRHRVEAISLMHPSVSFTLKNDCTGAMMVQLPKARNTYHRFIQIHSLGRAQKLGEISYTHGQFEVIGYIGKEGHYNNSLQFLYVNDRLLLKTRIHKLLNFLLRRLSSSNHKNGSPDGQSGIRSPKHKRSQELHGVYVINIKCSYSEYDICLEPAKTLIEFKDWDRILLCIEEAVKAFLSRENLVAELSQEDLDYLPPELFGTHNIDSGNGGQATSSASTLDCSIGMKLASDPVHRKRKDDCVCEDNVSRESGQMECKEETEQQGKEKITANEFLKIKSEGSINKDYRYEPQCDLARLEPTSDNHITEEVEPTFNEAGEGSPMLCMSSSVRQLESEKLELLKEKEILLNNATSTSNMTSLDSITQQILPDLNSIEQQLPDCQSAGGHEHTLVSNRKISLSDPYIHEKLLTQDLSQINKSVFQQQILVQKCEERSFASKHKISLHAGNDRISQKPCKDFTPIIPPKIPRLATCQKLALCKESGSLEKFRRVYGKSDELKLPSQNNTRLPPTDSFVLKSHLLVCRKDQQNGGVIETETEETQSIIRSPPTLSAFTRLKPVSGQNRGKTSLAAKLNHLKQHRTDDSKVLADLSRTALQDNTCHSSNDGSQDSNNNENDCGLNLEPVPGCRTNPLLAEREEATTSGDWLHHYDTSVGKTVYVNKVTGLSRYEDPPTEETQVCCTSDVSNMAVSVISETGMEHRCYPFQVDLVFPFLPKSRTERVISSGLDDRGTPQTDQIANYANGESSNSLTLLYSKWNNPVFVRPPTVGVDISSGQADGLAVKIHNILFPYRFSKAMICSMKVIHQVDKKFLACLINTREEEPAALNETEGNLLVLVDQHAAHERVRLENLVADSYEDDPDAPGERRLCSSTILPPLEIRVTEEELRLLRSCQAHLRCLGLEVKFSQAADPHVFVRKVPLCFMEKESNEIRRGRPSVIKPIVEEYLQEQIELLRSTGRVRGTLPLTVLKVLASLACHGQHIPPEHKWHYIAYMHTAGRNCFVIE; this is encoded by the exons ATGATTAAGTGTTTGGCTAAAGAAGTTCAGGGGAAACTTCGCTCCGGTGTCGCTATCCCCTCGCTTCAGCAGTGTTTAGAGGAGCTTATCCTAAACAGCATCGATGCAGAGGCGACCTGTGTGGGAGTCAGGATGGACATGGAGGCGTTCAAAGTTCAGGTAATCGACAACGGTACCGGGATAAACGCTGAGGATATGGAGTGCGTGGGAAACCGATACCACACAAGCAAATGCAGCTCTGTTGAAGACCTGGACAACCTCAGGTGGTATGGTTTCAGAGGAGAAGCCCTGGCAAGTTTAGTTTCTCTCGCCACTTTAGTTGAAATCTCATCCCGGACCAGATCATCAGTGAAAACTCACGTCAAAATCTTCAAGGATGGCAAGGGCATGGATGTGTTTGAAGCAGATACTGCTCGACCCTCTGCGGGGACAACTGTTGTTATTTGTAACTTCCTCCACAACATGCCAGTCCGGAGGAAGAGGATGGATGCTGTCCTGGAGGGTGAGAGGATCAGACACAGAGTGGAGGCTATATCTCTGATGCATCCCTCTGTGTCTTTCACCCTGAAGAATGACTGCACAGGAGCCATGATGGTGCAGCTTCCTAAAGCTAGAAACACCTACCATAGGTTTATTCAGATACACAGTCTTGGGCGAGCACAGAAACTTGGAGAAATCAGCTACACACATGGACAGTTTGAAGTGATCGGTTACATTGGTAAAGAAGGCCACTACAACAACAGCTTACAGTTCCTGTATGTAAATGAcagactgctgctgaaaacacgGATACACAAGCTCCTGAACTTTCTTCTACGCAGACTGAGCAGTTCAAATCACAAAAATGGCAGTCCAGATGGGCAGTCTGGCATCAGGAGTCCAAAGCACAAACGAAGCCAAGAGCTGCATGGAGTATACGTCATCAATATCAAATGCTCTTACTCAGAGTATGACATATGTCTTGAGCCTGCCAAAACTCTAATAGAGTTCAAAGATTGGGACCGCATTTTGCTCTGTATCGAAGAGGCAGTAAAAGCGTTCCTGAGCAGGGAGAATTTGGTGGCGGAGCTTTCTCAAGAAGACTTGGACTACTTACCTCCCGAACTGTTTGGCACACACAACATAGATAGTGGTAATGGTGGCCAAGCAACTAGCAGTGCTTCCACACTAGATTGCAGTATTGGAATGAAACTGGCATCTGATCCTGTTCATCGAAAGCGCAAAGATGACTGTGTATGTGAGGACAATGTTAGCCGGGAGTCTGGTCAGATGGAGTGCAAAGAAGAGACTGAACAACAGGGGAAGGAAAAGATAACTGCAAATGAgtttttaaagataaaaagtGAAGGAAGCATAAACAAAGACTATAGATATGAGCCACAGTGTGATCTGGCTAGACTTGAACCTACATCTGATAATCACATTACTGAAGAAGTGGAGCCAACATTCAATGAAGCAGGGGAAGGCTCTCCAATGTTATGTATGTCAAGTTCAGTCAGACAACTAGAAAGTGAAAAACTGGAACtcttgaaagaaaaagaaatactaTTAAATAATGCTACCTCAACCAGCAACATGACTTCACTAGACAGCATCACTCAACAAATTCTGCCTGATTTAAACAGTATTGAGCAACAGTTACCGGACTGCCAGAGTGCAGGAGGACATGAACATACTTTAGTAAGTAACAGAAAGATCAGTCTGTCTGATCCATACATTCATGAAAAGCTGCTGACCCAGGACCTGTCTCAAATAAACAAGTCAGTATTTCAGCAGCAAATCTTAGTGCAGAAATGTGAAGAGAGATCCTTTGCATCAAAACACAAAATCTCACTGCATGCAGGCAATGACAGAATTAGTCAGAAACCATGCAAAGACTTCACTCCTATAATTCCTCCAAAAATTCCCAGACTTGCAACTTGTCAAAAGTTGGCCTTATGCAAGGAGTCTGGATCCCTTGAGAAGTTTAGAAGAGTATATGGAAAATCTGATGAACTAAAATTACCCTCTCAGAATAACACTAGACTTCCTCCTACAGACAGCTTTGTTTTGAAGTCCCATTTGTTGGTTTGCCGGAAAGATCAGCAAAATGGTGGagttatagaaacagaaacagaagagACACAGAGCATCATTCGAAGCCCACCAACCCTCTCAGCATTCACCAGGTTAAAACCAGTCTCAGGGCAGAATAGAGGCAAAACATCTTTGGCAGCTAAACTCAACCATTTGAAACAACACAGGACAGACGATTCAAAAGTATTAGCAGACCTGTCCAGGACTGCTTTGCAGGACAATACCTGTCATAGTAGTAATGATGGTAGCCAAGACAGTAATAACAACGAGAATGACTGTGGTTTGAATCTTGAGCCAGTCCCAGGTTGCAGGACAAATCCTCTGCTGGCTGAAAGGGAAGAGGCTACGACATCGGGGGACTGGCTTCATCACTACGATACATCTGTGGGAAAGACAGTTTATGTCAACAAAGTGACTGGACTCAGCCGATATGAAGACCCGCCTACTGAAGAAACACAAGTGTGCTGTACATCTGATGTCTCCAATATGGCCGTTAGTGTCATCTCTGAAACGG GGATGGAACACAGATGCTACCCATTTCAGGTGGATCTAGTGTTTCCCTTCCTACCAaaatccaggacagagagagtgatTAGTTCAGGGCTTGATGACAGAGGTACCCCACAGACGGATCAGATTGCAAACT ATGCCAATGGTGAGAGCTCCAACTCACTTACGTTGTTGTACTCAAAATGGAATAATCCCGTATTTGTTCGACCTCCTACG GTTGGTGTGGACATATCAAGTGGGCAAGCTGACGGACTGGCTGTCAAGATCCACAACATCCTGTTTCCGTACCGTTTTTCTAAGGCCATGATTTGCTCAATGAAG GTTATTCATCAGGTGGATAAGAAGTTCCTTGCATGTCTTATCAATACAAGAGAGGAAGAGCCTGCAGCACTCAATGAAACTGAAG GAAACCTTCTGGTGCTGGTGGATCAACACGCTGCACATGAGAGAGTTCGACTTGAAAATCTAGTTGCAG ATTCCTACGAGGATGACCCAGATGCACCAGGGGAGAGACGTCTGTGTTCATCAACCATTTTGCCACCTCTCGAGATCCGTGTAACAGAAGAAGAGCTTAGGCTGCTTAG GTCTTGTCAGGCACATTTGCGGTGTTTGGGCCTGGAAGTGAAGTTCTCACAGGCAGCAGATCCACACGTTTTTGTAAGGAAGGTACCACTGTGCTTCATGGAAAAGGAGAGTAATGAGATCAGGCGGGGGAGACCATCTGTTATCAAGCCTATTGTTGAG GAGTATCTTCAAGAGCAGATTGAG TTACTCCGCTCAACTGGTCGAGTGAGAGGAACTCTGCCTCTCACTGTGCTGAAGGTGCTAGCCTCCCTAGCATGCCATG GACAGCACATTCCACCAGAGCACAAGTGGCACTATATAGCCTACATGCACACGGCGGGAAGAAACTGTTTTGTCATAGAATAA
- the mlh3 gene encoding DNA mismatch repair protein Mlh3 isoform X3, which yields MIKCLAKEVQGKLRSGVAIPSLQQCLEELILNSIDAEATCVGVRMDMEAFKVQVIDNGTGINAEDMECVGNRYHTSKCSSVEDLDNLRWYGFRGEALASLVSLATLVEISSRTRSSVKTHVKIFKDGKGMDVFEADTARPSAGTTVVICNFLHNMPVRRKRMDAVLEGERIRHRVEAISLMHPSVSFTLKNDCTGAMMVQLPKARNTYHRFIQIHSLGRAQKLGEISYTHGQFEVIGYIGKEGHYNNSLQFLYVNDRLLLKTRIHKLLNFLLRRLSSSNHKNGSPDGQSGIRSPKHKRSQELHGVYVINIKCSYSEYDICLEPAKTLIEFKDWDRILLCIEEAVKAFLSRENLVAELSQEDLDYLPPELFGTHNIDSGNGGQATSSASTLDCSIGMKLASDPVHRKRKDDCVCEDNVSRESGQMECKEETEQQGKEKITANEFLKIKSEGSINKDYRYEPQCDLARLEPTSDNHITEEVEPTFNEAGEGSPMLCMSSSVRQLESEKLELLKEKEILLNNATSTSNMTSLDSITQQILPDLNSIEQQLPDCQSAGGHEHTLVSNRKISLSDPYIHEKLLTQDLSQINKSVFQQQILVQKCEERSFASKHKISLHAGNDRISQKPCKDFTPIIPPKIPRLATCQKLALCKESGSLEKFRRVYGKSDELKLPSQNNTRLPPTDSFVLKSHLLVCRKDQQNGGVIETETEETQSIIRSPPTLSAFTRLKPVSGQNRGKTSLAAKLNHLKQHRTDDSKVLADLSRTALQDNTCHSSNDGSQDSNNNENDCGLNLEPVPGCRTNPLLAEREEATTSGDWLHHYDTSVGKTVYVNKVTGLSRYEDPPTEETQVCCTSDVSNMAVSVISETGMEHRCYPFQVDLVFPFLPKSRTERVISSGLDDRGTPQTDQIANYANGESSNSLTLLYSKWNNPVFVRPPTVGVDISSGQADGLAVKIHNILFPYRFSKAMICSMKVIHQVDKKFLACLINTREEEPAALNETEGNLLVLVDQHAAHERVRLENLVADSYEDDPDAPGERRLCSSTILPPLEIRVTEEELRLLRSCQAHLRCLGLEVKFSQAADPHVFVRKVPLCFMEKESNEIRRGRPSVIKPIVEEYLQEQIELLRSTGRVRGTLPLTVLKVLASLACHAHSTRAQVALYSLHAHGGKKLFCHRIKWMFLEVCCPMIIDYCKE from the exons ATGATTAAGTGTTTGGCTAAAGAAGTTCAGGGGAAACTTCGCTCCGGTGTCGCTATCCCCTCGCTTCAGCAGTGTTTAGAGGAGCTTATCCTAAACAGCATCGATGCAGAGGCGACCTGTGTGGGAGTCAGGATGGACATGGAGGCGTTCAAAGTTCAGGTAATCGACAACGGTACCGGGATAAACGCTGAGGATATGGAGTGCGTGGGAAACCGATACCACACAAGCAAATGCAGCTCTGTTGAAGACCTGGACAACCTCAGGTGGTATGGTTTCAGAGGAGAAGCCCTGGCAAGTTTAGTTTCTCTCGCCACTTTAGTTGAAATCTCATCCCGGACCAGATCATCAGTGAAAACTCACGTCAAAATCTTCAAGGATGGCAAGGGCATGGATGTGTTTGAAGCAGATACTGCTCGACCCTCTGCGGGGACAACTGTTGTTATTTGTAACTTCCTCCACAACATGCCAGTCCGGAGGAAGAGGATGGATGCTGTCCTGGAGGGTGAGAGGATCAGACACAGAGTGGAGGCTATATCTCTGATGCATCCCTCTGTGTCTTTCACCCTGAAGAATGACTGCACAGGAGCCATGATGGTGCAGCTTCCTAAAGCTAGAAACACCTACCATAGGTTTATTCAGATACACAGTCTTGGGCGAGCACAGAAACTTGGAGAAATCAGCTACACACATGGACAGTTTGAAGTGATCGGTTACATTGGTAAAGAAGGCCACTACAACAACAGCTTACAGTTCCTGTATGTAAATGAcagactgctgctgaaaacacgGATACACAAGCTCCTGAACTTTCTTCTACGCAGACTGAGCAGTTCAAATCACAAAAATGGCAGTCCAGATGGGCAGTCTGGCATCAGGAGTCCAAAGCACAAACGAAGCCAAGAGCTGCATGGAGTATACGTCATCAATATCAAATGCTCTTACTCAGAGTATGACATATGTCTTGAGCCTGCCAAAACTCTAATAGAGTTCAAAGATTGGGACCGCATTTTGCTCTGTATCGAAGAGGCAGTAAAAGCGTTCCTGAGCAGGGAGAATTTGGTGGCGGAGCTTTCTCAAGAAGACTTGGACTACTTACCTCCCGAACTGTTTGGCACACACAACATAGATAGTGGTAATGGTGGCCAAGCAACTAGCAGTGCTTCCACACTAGATTGCAGTATTGGAATGAAACTGGCATCTGATCCTGTTCATCGAAAGCGCAAAGATGACTGTGTATGTGAGGACAATGTTAGCCGGGAGTCTGGTCAGATGGAGTGCAAAGAAGAGACTGAACAACAGGGGAAGGAAAAGATAACTGCAAATGAgtttttaaagataaaaagtGAAGGAAGCATAAACAAAGACTATAGATATGAGCCACAGTGTGATCTGGCTAGACTTGAACCTACATCTGATAATCACATTACTGAAGAAGTGGAGCCAACATTCAATGAAGCAGGGGAAGGCTCTCCAATGTTATGTATGTCAAGTTCAGTCAGACAACTAGAAAGTGAAAAACTGGAACtcttgaaagaaaaagaaatactaTTAAATAATGCTACCTCAACCAGCAACATGACTTCACTAGACAGCATCACTCAACAAATTCTGCCTGATTTAAACAGTATTGAGCAACAGTTACCGGACTGCCAGAGTGCAGGAGGACATGAACATACTTTAGTAAGTAACAGAAAGATCAGTCTGTCTGATCCATACATTCATGAAAAGCTGCTGACCCAGGACCTGTCTCAAATAAACAAGTCAGTATTTCAGCAGCAAATCTTAGTGCAGAAATGTGAAGAGAGATCCTTTGCATCAAAACACAAAATCTCACTGCATGCAGGCAATGACAGAATTAGTCAGAAACCATGCAAAGACTTCACTCCTATAATTCCTCCAAAAATTCCCAGACTTGCAACTTGTCAAAAGTTGGCCTTATGCAAGGAGTCTGGATCCCTTGAGAAGTTTAGAAGAGTATATGGAAAATCTGATGAACTAAAATTACCCTCTCAGAATAACACTAGACTTCCTCCTACAGACAGCTTTGTTTTGAAGTCCCATTTGTTGGTTTGCCGGAAAGATCAGCAAAATGGTGGagttatagaaacagaaacagaagagACACAGAGCATCATTCGAAGCCCACCAACCCTCTCAGCATTCACCAGGTTAAAACCAGTCTCAGGGCAGAATAGAGGCAAAACATCTTTGGCAGCTAAACTCAACCATTTGAAACAACACAGGACAGACGATTCAAAAGTATTAGCAGACCTGTCCAGGACTGCTTTGCAGGACAATACCTGTCATAGTAGTAATGATGGTAGCCAAGACAGTAATAACAACGAGAATGACTGTGGTTTGAATCTTGAGCCAGTCCCAGGTTGCAGGACAAATCCTCTGCTGGCTGAAAGGGAAGAGGCTACGACATCGGGGGACTGGCTTCATCACTACGATACATCTGTGGGAAAGACAGTTTATGTCAACAAAGTGACTGGACTCAGCCGATATGAAGACCCGCCTACTGAAGAAACACAAGTGTGCTGTACATCTGATGTCTCCAATATGGCCGTTAGTGTCATCTCTGAAACGG GGATGGAACACAGATGCTACCCATTTCAGGTGGATCTAGTGTTTCCCTTCCTACCAaaatccaggacagagagagtgatTAGTTCAGGGCTTGATGACAGAGGTACCCCACAGACGGATCAGATTGCAAACT ATGCCAATGGTGAGAGCTCCAACTCACTTACGTTGTTGTACTCAAAATGGAATAATCCCGTATTTGTTCGACCTCCTACG GTTGGTGTGGACATATCAAGTGGGCAAGCTGACGGACTGGCTGTCAAGATCCACAACATCCTGTTTCCGTACCGTTTTTCTAAGGCCATGATTTGCTCAATGAAG GTTATTCATCAGGTGGATAAGAAGTTCCTTGCATGTCTTATCAATACAAGAGAGGAAGAGCCTGCAGCACTCAATGAAACTGAAG GAAACCTTCTGGTGCTGGTGGATCAACACGCTGCACATGAGAGAGTTCGACTTGAAAATCTAGTTGCAG ATTCCTACGAGGATGACCCAGATGCACCAGGGGAGAGACGTCTGTGTTCATCAACCATTTTGCCACCTCTCGAGATCCGTGTAACAGAAGAAGAGCTTAGGCTGCTTAG GTCTTGTCAGGCACATTTGCGGTGTTTGGGCCTGGAAGTGAAGTTCTCACAGGCAGCAGATCCACACGTTTTTGTAAGGAAGGTACCACTGTGCTTCATGGAAAAGGAGAGTAATGAGATCAGGCGGGGGAGACCATCTGTTATCAAGCCTATTGTTGAG GAGTATCTTCAAGAGCAGATTGAG TTACTCCGCTCAACTGGTCGAGTGAGAGGAACTCTGCCTCTCACTGTGCTGAAGGTGCTAGCCTCCCTAGCATGCCATG CACATTCCACCAGAGCACAAGTGGCACTATATAGCCTACATGCACACGGCGGGAAGAAACTGTTTTGTCATAGAATAAAGTGGATGTTTCTTGAAGTCTGTTGTCCAATGATAATAGACTATTGTAAAGAATAA